A segment of the bacterium BMS3Abin11 genome:
AGCAGCGCCAGGCCTCGATCTGACGGTAGACTATGGTTGGCTAACGCCTATTTCATCACCCCTTTACTGGTTACTCGACAAGATCCATATAGTGGTAGGCAACTGGGGCTGGGCAATTATTATTCTGACTATGCTGATTAAACTCGCGTTTTTTCCACTTTCTGCTGCCAGCTATAAATCAATGGCTAATATGCGGAGAATGACGCCACGCATTAAAACACTAAAAGAACGCTATGGAGACGATAAACAGAAACTAAATCAGGCTATGATGAAGCTATATAAGGAGGAAAAAATTAATCCTCTTGGTGGATGCCTGCCGGTACTGATCCAGATTCCCGTTTTTATTGCCCTGTACTGGGCATTGCTTGAAAGTGTTGAATTACGCCAGGCTCCGTGGATCTTCTGGATCAGAGATCTATCGGCACCAGACCCCTATTTTGTCCTGCCTATACTGATGGGTGCATCTATGCTGGGGCAACAAATGCTCAGCGCTGTTGCAATGGATCCCCTGCAGAAGAAGATAATGATGGCGATGCCGATTGTCTTTACCTTCTTCTTCCTGTTTTTCCCGTCAGGCCTGGTGTTGTACTGGACCGTAAACAACCTGTTGACAATTGCCCAGCAATATACAATTAATAAAAAAATGGGTGTATAAGGAACCCACAGGTTCTTAAGAACACTATTTTGACTCATCTCGTTGATAACAGGTAAATCTGACACCATAGCCGCCATTGCTACACCGCGTGGGAATGCGGGTGTGGGTGTTATCCGACTATCAGGTCCTGCCGTCCGTGATATTCAGCGGCAACTGGTTGCTGTGCAACTGGAACCACGTAAGGCCACACTAGTAAAAATTTTTGATCAGCAGCAGCGTCTGATTGATCAGGTACTGCTGATATTCTTTCCCTCACCAGACTCCTTCACCGGCGAAGATATTCTTGAGCTGCAGGGACACGGCGGGGTTGTGGTAATGGATATGTTGCTTGAGCATATTCTTTCTCTTGGATGTCGCCAGGCAAGGGCAGGCGAGTTCTCAGAACGTGCATTTTTAAACGGTAAGATTGACCTCACCCAGGCAGAAGCCATTGCTGACCTGATCGAAGGACAGACCCGTTCTGCTGTGCGCGGCGCCATGCGCTCCCTGCAGGGTGATTTTTCTAAAGAGATCCACCATCTTCTTGAAGGCCTTATACATCTACGAATGCTGGCAGAAGCCTGCCTGGATTTCCCGGATGAGGAGACAGATGAGGTTCCAGTTAAGGAATTTGAACAGAGACTTTTATCTGTGCGAGAAAAAATCAAACATTTACTGGATTCTGCACACAACGGTAGTTTACTAAGGGATGGTTTTCACCTGGTGCTTGCAGGCCGGCCAAATGCAGGAAAATCAAGTTTGCTGAACGTGTTAACAAAAAATGATACTGCCATAGTCAACGAGCAGGCAGGCACTACACGGGACATCATCAGAGACCGAATAGACCTTGATGGGATTGTGATAGATGTCTCTGATACAGCGGGTCTAAGACAGACATCTGATTCGATAGAGACTGAAGGCATCAGGCGTGCAAAAAATGAACTGGAAAATGCAGATAGAGTATTGCTGATAATTGATGAAGCAGATTATTCAGAGGCAGCCAGGAATGAACTGTTGTCGTATGTCGAACATAATATACCGGTGACAATTATAAGAAATAAAATTGACCTACAGAGCATAGAACCAGAAATAAAATATCGAGAACAATGGGTCGAGATTTTAATATCAATAAAGTCAGGAGCCGGCCTTGATTTGCTTTACAGGCACCTGAAAAAAATTACATCGTCAGAGGCCCTGAACGAAGGTATTTATACAGCCAGGCGCAGGCATATTGATGCCCTGCAAAAAGCAAATATTTCATTGCAAAATGCAGCCGAGCATTTATCAGTACCAGTAGAACTGGAGTTGCTTGCAGAAGACTGTCGACTGGCACAGAGTTCATTGAATGAAATCACCGGTGAATTTAGCAGTGAAGACCTGCTTGGAAGAATATTCAGCTCATTTTGTATTGGAAAATAGATAATACCCCACAACAAAGACTAAAGGGGTGAAAAGCAGGGGAAAGAGGTAAGGTTAAAGGGGAAAGGAAAGTCAAAACCTGGGTGGTGCAAACGAGATGGAATGGAATTTTCTGTAGGTGCGAATTCATTCGCACAAACCATGTCCGAATGAATTCGAACCTACAATGTGCTTTTGATCCTGGTGCCTATCTTTGATCCCGTTCAGGCTTGCCGTGAAGCGGAGGATGAGCTGGCGAGTTTCACACCCCGCAGGCTCGATTGAGCATCGCAGGGAACCCGTAGAGCAAGCAAAGATAAAGTGACCCGTCCCCATGGAGGACGAAAAAGGAAAAGGCACTTACACAGCAAGAGGAAAAAAATGATTAACCAATATTGAAAACACTATTTCTTACTCGGAAAAAGATTCCTTGTAACAAACCGTACCGATCTTCCCATTTTTCTTCCTGCCCGTTCAACCATTGATCGAGGGTGCTCAAGTCGTTTGAATTCATCTTTAGTCAATAGTTGCGGCGCAAGACGTTTTTTGAGTTTTAAGACCGCACCATAATCGGCCTCGACGAATTGCTCGAAAACCCAGCGGCCGATAAAGTTCCAGTGACTACTCTGGTGGATGCTGGCAACAAAATCAACCAGCCAGGGCTGATGGTCGTCAGTGACCAGGGTATTTCCAGCGCTGCGAAGATCGCAATGGGCCACCCCTTTTTCGTGGATATCATCAAGCACCGCAATCATGCGTTCAAAAAAGTCATCGCCCAGCACCCCTTTTTGTATTTGACTGGCGGGTGAACAGCGAATAGATCCAATAAGAAAGGCATGTCGATTATAGACATGATACAGGCGTGGTACACCTGTAACAGCATCGAGCTTTTTCAGGGCGCGTACCTCTCGAATGACCAGTAAGGGTGCCAGTAAACGCCTGAACCAGGTGTCGCTATGTGTATAATCTTTTAGTACAGCTTCGTCACCCCCAATATTTATCTGCAGCACATCAGGCCTGGAACCATGTGCTTTACGATGGGTGACCGTGGCATGCTGTCGAATTTCCTCAAGAGGAATAGAAGGCCAGTCAGTCATTGCTTTCTTTTTCCAGTAATAAGTCAATTGCGTTACCCACTCTTTCCGGCTCCAGTTTATTCAGACAATCGAGGTGGCCCAGAGGGCATTTCCGCTTGAAACAGGGCGAGCAGGAAAGACGCAGACTTAGAATTTCCACCTTGTTGGACAAGGGCGGCGTAAAGTCTGGATCTGATGAACCATAGATGGCTACCAGGGGTTTATCCAGTGCGGCGGCAATATGCATAAGCCCGGAATCATTGGAGACGATAGCCGTTGCCCGAGACATTAAATCAATCACCTGACCCAGTTCTGTTTTACCGGCCAGATTTTTACAGCGGTCATTAGTCGAAGAAGTGATGCTGGCGCAGATATCAACATCTTTATCTGAACCCAGTAGCCAGACCCGCCAGCCCTGATCAAGACGGTCATTTGCAAGTGTTGCCAGGTGGCGGGCGGGCCACTGCTTTGCCGGGCCAAATTCGGCACCGGGGCACAATGCAAGAACAGGAGTATGAGTATCAGCCAGGTTTAGTGTGTCGAGGCTGGCAGAAATATCGAGTTCATTGGTTGCTAAACGCGGTAAGGGTATGTTCTCTGGCAGCGTTTGTCTGGCAGGAAGCCCCAACGATGTAAATCGCATGACTGTTTTGGGTAAGGTATCGGTGTTTAGTTTACGAGCGTCGTTGACCAGGCCATAGCGCATCTCTCCGACAAAGCCCGTACGAAGAGGAATGCGTGCCCAGTATGGAACCAGCGCAGACTTCATTGAATTCGGTAAAATGACTGCCTGGTCATAGTGGCGGCCGCGCAGTGATTTCCCCAGTAGATAGCGTTGGCGGAGACCTGCTTCACCGTGCTGAAACGGAGACCTTATTGCCTCAGATACTTCAGGCATATGCACAAGCAGGGGCAGTGACCAGCCAGGAGCCAGGACATCAATGCAGCAATCAGGATTATTCTGTTTTAGCAGCATGAAAAGAGATTGTGCCATCATCATGTCGCCAATCCAGGACGGCCCGATGACAAGAATCCGATATGGGGTACTCACGCAGACGAGTCCTAACGAATTTATTCGTCCTGCAGGATATAGACCG
Coding sequences within it:
- a CDS encoding serine/threonine protein kinase; this encodes MTDWPSIPLEEIRQHATVTHRKAHGSRPDVLQINIGGDEAVLKDYTHSDTWFRRLLAPLLVIREVRALKKLDAVTGVPRLYHVYNRHAFLIGSIRCSPASQIQKGVLGDDFFERMIAVLDDIHEKGVAHCDLRSAGNTLVTDDHQPWLVDFVASIHQSSHWNFIGRWVFEQFVEADYGAVLKLKKRLAPQLLTKDEFKRLEHPRSMVERAGRKMGRSVRFVTRNLFPSKK
- the rfaF gene encoding ADP-heptose--LPS heptosyltransferase 2, which translates into the protein MSTPYRILVIGPSWIGDMMMAQSLFMLLKQNNPDCCIDVLAPGWSLPLLVHMPEVSEAIRSPFQHGEAGLRQRYLLGKSLRGRHYDQAVILPNSMKSALVPYWARIPLRTGFVGEMRYGLVNDARKLNTDTLPKTVMRFTSLGLPARQTLPENIPLPRLATNELDISASLDTLNLADTHTPVLALCPGAEFGPAKQWPARHLATLANDRLDQGWRVWLLGSDKDVDICASITSSTNDRCKNLAGKTELGQVIDLMSRATAIVSNDSGLMHIAAALDKPLVAIYGSSDPDFTPPLSNKVEILSLRLSCSPCFKRKCPLGHLDCLNKLEPERVGNAIDLLLEKESND
- the mnmE gene encoding tRNA modification GTPase MnmE, with protein sequence MITGKSDTIAAIATPRGNAGVGVIRLSGPAVRDIQRQLVAVQLEPRKATLVKIFDQQQRLIDQVLLIFFPSPDSFTGEDILELQGHGGVVVMDMLLEHILSLGCRQARAGEFSERAFLNGKIDLTQAEAIADLIEGQTRSAVRGAMRSLQGDFSKEIHHLLEGLIHLRMLAEACLDFPDEETDEVPVKEFEQRLLSVREKIKHLLDSAHNGSLLRDGFHLVLAGRPNAGKSSLLNVLTKNDTAIVNEQAGTTRDIIRDRIDLDGIVIDVSDTAGLRQTSDSIETEGIRRAKNELENADRVLLIIDEADYSEAARNELLSYVEHNIPVTIIRNKIDLQSIEPEIKYREQWVEILISIKSGAGLDLLYRHLKKITSSEALNEGIYTARRRHIDALQKANISLQNAAEHLSVPVELELLAEDCRLAQSSLNEITGEFSSEDLLGRIFSSFCIGK